A genomic stretch from Hemibagrus wyckioides isolate EC202008001 linkage group LG02, SWU_Hwy_1.0, whole genome shotgun sequence includes:
- the wizb gene encoding protein Wiz isoform X2, whose protein sequence is MEPNPGPLPNMDPHDPSSIRELSESPSLLSNSLMADLSQGGDLERDDEDVNLLHKSAFFGNSERKHRSSAFSSSLTWDSDSEKETFDEEELQHFSNPHGLAAHSPGSPTCEQEQDKLDCGVYRTPEKPKKIVLDKNLSSSLDAQGQDRDACRDPGMVQSSTQQCVENDKAGCVSDQVGPLFSDAKPKEAYQKEEEEEKEFDQKIKEIKGVPERDVYTFPGDSDPESPPPGPWAHCTFIQRRRKKRALLRPFSGLNPWQCTPGTGRKTRVNPSRAKECDKYVNDKQGVFEFKEEEEEKVQGKKQAQEVKEELSQEIFTCVECSIYFKKAAHLREHMREHGHDIGRKGQLGEDNSRRRRAKKSGFECMECGQNFSDRLVLLDHHRHHQESRHKILEEMGKLKEGGKRASRRNSRKTDSKESLAISGQFVCLKCNYSSDVPQELADHAKTHTRARASGPRVSPRFQQKSCRKGWARYSGNATSTTVVSDRYPTRASVQMGGSKPEVDRLQAKDCDTQSESKTDLFPGPRQNHTVSADPAEPTDKPELESAQTEAAPLANPSLREESGSAEVGLGEENVSKLQCPEPFLTNTKAETQQKDVVFKSTGNRRSKRVGRRVIGRRRASRRLEPQSTATSDTNLNMQNTEETTELSEKASVLPDPEGDLTLANKTGVETLAPDLDHNVSPPPNVPEDSKEETNEEIPPDSEKNECSKNTTDEKESHNNDNNDNGVIDENIDDDDDDHEDVDDHEEEDDDGSDDPNDNSSDREENDDVVNHLLDVLTEEEDEEDEESMLLKTVEKKCPYCQDCFDNGIGLANHIRGHLNRVGVSYKVRHFISPEEVNAIEKKFSYQKKKKKVANFDPATFSVMRCEFCSAGFDTRAGLSSHARAHLRDFGITNWEVTASPINVLRELFSKRPDLALSITSTFNPETQDKKPCKEEEESMLVDDGEGGTSEPVLQIPASPSQSWRESQNEGEADGGNKREEDEKLQMQDDFNSSPGSNISAAAEEAETKGSGLLKCEVCCALFETRRGLSSHARSHLRQLGVGVSESSGAPIDLLYRITKERASDSHLSASPPSHSSTPSPKTTDHHAFCVPVPSPSGSAEFEDEQEDIKPLSLQHNVAKSPPSPSSPSPSGLQPSSPFGRSPSPCHSLSASPSPVLRKAPISSLLPVSSPLRSHEHRTISRAHNSALSTAPSRPLWASQETEAPLNLTMDMDSNTDIICKLCGAWFETRKGLSSHARAHLRHFGVEYSESKGSPIDLLNTLILTDDFKRRATSFRSDSPEDLRVHGHNVAPPSPSTSTPNSASKRPFLSNSVLLKNTSLKSGVGSKATSSSSSSSTHTLLSPPTKKLKHSQQVFRMSGRELMSIPLAEPMKDVCCEFCGELFENRKGLSSHARSHLRQLGITEWSVNGSPIDTLRDLITRRGLPCVMPLKPLKSSPSSPSPGPPRTLHQYSSSHGGAHGRQSFSFSQHQPAKMAVSAPVTSTSPTVLMVKPKPEPEQVEVTVIGGGREGYSSESMHPSWMSSDNAHPINLLMTQEREPSRDIRCEYCGEFFENRKGLSSHARSHLRHMGITEWSVNGSPIDTLWEIMRNQGTTPASVVLGVKEEPEQESTSPWDSHGYQSSRVSPKAPINILHSSSRLHKPPFGSTGLSTTVPAGKFLGMKPSGKRLLGTERHLTQRSPPAQSKNFSSAPQDFSFKGKMSTDKYGVGRMDASCELCGFCFENRKALASHARAHLRQFGVTEWSVNGSPIETLSAWMRSRPQTVAELHRSYLSDGHVVQKKQSATQWASLTLSQGRTVERQIMNSSWSSLSRAVEVKNGNGTSFHHGMSTQDRGHHSSSAVPHAQVARSELNVRVTRGIERRPLKHPSHADGGERESCPPKPPRSSTVPALVPKPPSTPLVKLVGKIYSLKCRFCDVEFHGPLSVQEDWIRHLQQHILKLDYNKPAPNAINTPAKSDMAVPERQASATTSTSITTTATTAPTPSSATSLNSTSVSTPCKPVSTPQPTSTPTLTALTLTSPRIPTKAEQEVDTPAT, encoded by the exons ATGGAACCTAACCCAGGTCCTCTTCCCAATATGGACCCCCATGATCCATCATCCATCCGGGAGCTCTCGGAATCCCCCTCTCTACTCAGCAACAGCTTGATG GCTGACTTGTCCCAAGGTGGTGACctggagagagatgatgaagatgtaAACCTCCTCCACAAAAGTGCATTTTTTGGGAACAGTGAGAGAAAACACAGATCCTCAGCCTTCTCCTCATCTCTGACATGGGACTCAGACTCTGAGAAAGAAACATTTGACG AAGAGGAACTACAGCACTTTTCTAATCCTCATGGCCTTGCTGCTCACAGCCCAGGAAGTCCTACCTGTGAACAGGAGCAGGACAA ACTTGACTGTGGAGTTTACCGAACACCTGAAAAACCCAAGAAAATAGTGTTAGACAAAAACTTGTCTAGTTCTTTGGATGCTCAAGGTCAAGACAGAGATGCATGCAGAGATCCAGGGATGGTACAGTCCAGCACTCAACAATGTG taGAAAACGATAAAGCTGGATGCGTATCTGATCAAGTTGGGCCGCTTTTCTCAGACGCAAAACCAAAAGAGGCGTAccaaaaagaggaagaggaggagaaagagttTGATCAGAAGATTAAGGAAATAAAGGGGGTTCCCGAACGAGATGTATATACCTTCCCGGGGGATTCAGATCCAGAAAGTCCACCACCAGGTCCCTGGGCACACTGCACCTTTATCCAGCGTAGGAGAAAGAAGAGAGCCTTACTGAGACCTTTTTCTGGACTAAATCCCTGGCAGTGCACACCAGGTACAGGCAGGAAGACCAGAGTAAACCCCTCAAGGGCAAAGGAGTGTGATAAATATGTGAATGATAAGCAAGGAGTGTTTGAGTTtaaggaagaagaggaagagaaggttcAAGGCAAGAAACAGGCACAAGAGGTCAAAGAAGAACTTAGCCAGGAGATTTTCACTTGTGTCGAATGTAGCATATACTTTAAAAAAGCAGCGCATCTGAGGGAACACATGCGAGAACACGGCCACGATATTGGGAGAAAGGGACAGCTTGGAGAAGATAATTCACGAAGAAGGCGAGCCAAGAAGAGTGGCTTTGAGTGTATGGAATGTGGACAGAATTTCTCTGATAGGCTGGTGCTGTTGGACCATCATAGACACCATCAGGAGTCACGCCACAAGATCTTGGAGGAGATGGGAAAGctgaaggagggagggaagagAGCAAGTCGCAGAAATTCCAGAAAGACAGACTCTAAAGAGTCCTTGGCCATTTCTGGTCAGTTTGTTTGTCTCAAGTGCAACTATAGCTCTGATGTGCCTCAAGAGCTTGCAGATCACGCCAAGACACATACTCGAGCCAGGGCTAGTGGGCCCCGTGTCTCACCACGCTTCCAGCAAAAATCCTGCCGAAAAGGCTGGGCACGGTATTCTGGTAATGCCACATCGACCACAGTGGTTAGTGATAGATACCCCACCAGAGCTTCTGTGCAAATGGGGGGAAGTAAGCCTGAAGTTGACCGTTTGCAGGCAAAAGACTGtgacacacagagtgagagtaAGACTGATCTCTTTCCAGGACCTAGACAGAATCACACAGTATCTGCAGACCCAGCAGAACCCACAGACAAGCCAGAATTAGAAAGTGCTCAGACTGAAGCTGCTCCCCTCGCAAATCCAAGCCTACGGGAGGAGTCTGGGTCTGCTGAGGTTGGGCTTGGAGAAGAGAACGTCTCAAAGCTCCAATGTCCTGAACCTTTCCTTACAAACACCAAGGCTGAAACACAGCAAAAGGATGTTGTATTCAAGAGCACAGGAAATCGACGCTCAAAACGAGTTGGGAGGCGTGTAATAGGACGAAGGCGAGCAAGTAGAAGACTGGAGCCCCAGTCTACTGCTACTAGTGATACAAACCTCAATATGCAAAACACTGAGGAGACCACAGAGCTGAGCGAAAAAGCATCTGTACTTCCAGATCCAGAGGGGGATCTAACGCTGGCTAACAAAACAG GTGTGGAAACATTGGCTCCTGATTTAGACCACAACGTATCTCCTCCACCAAATGTCCCAGAGGACTCCAAAGAAGAGACGAATGAAGAGATTCCACCTGACAGTGAAAAGAATGAATGTAGCAAAAACACCACTGATGAAAAAGAGAGtcataataatgataacaatGATAATGGTGTGATTGATGAAAAcatcgatgatgatgatgatgatcatgaagaTGTTGATGAccatgaagaagaagacgatGATGGGAGTGATGATCCGAACGAtaacagcagtgacagagaagAGAATGACGATGTTGTCAACCATCTTCTTGATGTCTTaactgaagaggaagatgaggaagacGAAGAGAGCATGTTGTTGAAGACTGTAGAAAAGAAATGTCCCTACTGCCAAGACTGTTTTGATAATGGAATTGGACTGGCCAATCATATTCGGGGTCACCTGAACAGAGTTGGGGTCAGTTACAAGGTTAGACACTTCATATCCCCAGAAGAGGTTAATGCCATTGAGAAGAAGTTCTCCtaccaaaaaaagaagaaaaaag TTGCTAACTTTGACCCAGCGACCTTCAGTGTGATGCGCTGTGAGTTCTGCAGCGCTGGCTTTGACACCAGGGCCGGTCTTTCCAGTCATGCTCGTGCACACCTACGAGACTTTGGCATCACCAACTGGGAGGTCACTGCTTCGCCCATTAACGTCCTCCGCGAGCTCTTCTCTAAGCGGCCCGACCTCGCTTTATCCATTACCTCTACTTTTAACCCTGAGACACAAGACAAGAAACCATGTAAAGAAGAAGAGGAGTCCATGTTAGTAGATGATGGAGAAGGTGGAACTTCAGAACCAGTGCTGCAAATACCTGCATCTCCAAGTCAGTCTTGGAGAGAGAGCCAGAATGAAGGTGAAGCGGATG GTGGGAACAAGAGGGAGGAAGATGAAAAACTGCAAATGCAGGATGATTTTAACTCCAGCCCAGGTTCAAACATCTCAGCTGCTGCAGAAGAGGCAGAGACAAAAG GCTCCGGTTTGTTGAAGTGTGAGGTCTGCTGTGCCTTGTTTGAGACACGGCGAGGTCTATCTAGCCATGCTCGCTCTCATCTGCGCCAGCTAGGTGTGGGCGTGTCTGAAAGCAGTGGTGCACCTATAGATCTCCTCTACCGGATAACCAAGGAGCGGGCCTCTGACTCCCACTTATCCGCTTCACCCCCATCCCactcatcaacaccatcacccaAAACCACTGACCATCATGCTTTCTGCGTTCCTGTGCCAAGCCCCAGTGGGAGTGCAGAGTTTGAAGATGAACAAGAAGACATTAAGCCCCTCTCACTTCAGCATAATGTAGCGAAATCTCCCCCTTCCCCAAGTAGCCCCTCACCATCTGGCTTGCAGCCATCCTCTCCATTTGGGAGGTCTCCATCCCCCTGTCATTCTCTGTCTGCTTCTCCATCCCCAGTGCTGAGGAAGGCCCCAATCTCCTCATTGCTGCCTGTGTCTTCCCCACTGCGCTCCCATGAGCACAGGACTATATCAAGGGCTCACAATTCAGCCTTGTCCACTGCCCCATCTCGACCACTCTGGGCATCACAAGAAACAGAGGCTCCCCTCAATCTCA CAATGGATATGGATTCAAATACAGACATCATATGCAAGTTATGCGGTGCCTGGTTTGAAACACGCAAAGGCCTCTCGAGTCATGCCCGAGCCCACCTGCGTCACTTTGGGGTGGAATACTCCGAGTCCAAGGGGTCCCCCATCGACCTGCTcaacacactcatcctcactgATGACTTCAAGCGCAGAGCTACCTCGTTCCGCTCTGACAGCCCAGAGGACCTGAGAGTCCATGGACATAATGTTGCTCCCCCCTCACCCTCCACGTCCACACCTAACTCTGCTTCCAAGAGGCCCTTCCTCTCCAACTCTGTCCTATTAAAGAACACATCATTAAAAAGTGGTGTTGGTTCCAAAGCTAcctcctcatcttcttcttcctccaccCACACCTTGCTCAGCCCACCCACCAAGAAGCTGAAACATTCACAGCAGGTCTTCCGTATGAGTGGCAGGGAGCTGATGTCCATTCCTCTAG CTGAGCCAATGAAAGATGTGTGTTGTGAATTTTGTGGTGAACTTTTTGAGAACCGCAAAGGCCTTTCCAGCCATGCCCGTTCCCACTTGCGTCAGCTAGGCATCACTGAGTGGTCGGTGAATGGCTCGCCCATCGACACACTACGAGACCTCATAACTCGCAGAGGCTTGCCATGTGTCATGCCTCTGAAACCCTTGAAATCATCCCCATCCTCTCCAAGCCCAGGACCCCCTCGGACCTTACACCAGTATTCTTCCTCACACGGAGGTGCCCATGGCCGTCAGTCTTTCTCTTTCAGTCAGCACCAGCCTGCAAAGATGGCAGTATCAGCACCTGTCACCAGCACCTCCCCAACAGTGCTAATGGTTAAGCCCAAACCAGAACCTGAGCAAGTGGAAGTTACTGTGATTGGAGGAGGACGTGAAGGTTATAGTTCTGAGTCAATGCATCCAAGCTGGATGAGTTCAGATAATGCACATCCCATCAACCTGT TAATGACTCAAGAGAGAGAACCATCCCGTGATATCCGTTGCGAGTACTGTGGTGAGTTTTTTGAGAACCGCAAAGGCCTCTCCAGCCATGCCCGCTCACACTTACGCCACATGGGCATCACTGAGTGGTCTGTCAATGGCTCACCCATCGACACGCTGTGGGAGATTATGAGGAATCAGGGCACCACACCAGCATCTGTTGTGCTAGGTGTAAAAGAGGAACCAGAGCAGGAAAGCACTTCACCCTGGGACAGTCACGGGTATCAGTCATCGCGAGTCTCCCCTAAGGCACCCATTAATATTCTCCACTCCAGCTCACGCCTCCATAAGCCTCCATTTGGGTCCACAGGGCTGTCAACTACCGTTCCAGCAGGGAAGTTTCTTGGTATGAAGCCCAGTGGGAAGAGGTTGCTGGGAACCGAAAGACACCTTACACAAAGGTCTCCTCCAGCTCAGTCAAAAAACTTCTCATCTGCACCACAGGATTTCtcttttaaaggaaaaatgtcGACAGACAAGTATGGGGTAGGCCGCATGG ACGCCAGCTGTGAGTTGTGCGGCTTTTGCTTTGAGAACCGGAAGGCTTTAGCCAGCCATGCTCGGGCTCATTTACGACAGTTTGGCGTGACTGAGTGGTCAGTGAACGGTTCACCGATTGAAACACTGAGTGCCTGGATGCGCAGCAGGCCACAaacagtggctgagctgcaccGTAGCTACCTATCAGACGGGCACGTTGTCCAAAAGAAG CAGTCAGCCACCCAGTGGGCATCTCTAACACTGTCCCAGGGAAGGACTGTTGAACGGCAGATCATGAACAGCTCGTGGAGTTCATTATCACGGGCAGTAGAGGTAAAAAATGGAAATGGCACCTCTTTTCACCATGGCATGAGTACCCAGGATAGGGGTCATCACTCTAGCAGTGCAGTTCCACATGCGCAAGTGGCTCGGAGTGAACTTAATGTCCGCGTGACAAGAG gaaTTGAGCGACGGCCCCTGAAACATCCATCACATGCTGatggaggggagagagaaagctgTCCTCCCAAACCACCTCGCTCTAGTACTGTTCCTGCCCTCGTGCCAAAGCCCCCTTCCACCCCTCTGGTCAAACTTGTGGGTAAAATCTACTCCCTAAAGTGCCG GTTTTGTGATGTGGAGTTTCACGGGCCCCTGTCAGTGCAGGAGGACTGGATCAGGCACCTGCAGCAGCACATTTTGAAACTAGACTACAACAAGCCAGCTCCCAACGCAATTAACACTCCAGCCAAATCTGACATGGCTGTTCCTGAAAGGCAAGCCTCAGCTACTACCTCCACGTCTATCACTACTACAGCTACTACAGCTCCAACTCCCAGCTCAGCCACGAGTCTTAACTCTACATCTGTATCTACACCATGCAAACCAGTCTCTACTCCACAACCCACTTCAACCCCGACCTTGACAGCTCTCACACTGACCAGCCCTCGAATTCCAACCAAGGCTGAGCAGGAAGTTGATACTCCTGCCACATAA